TTCTTGGTGATTTTGTGAACGAAATTTTGATATCTGAAAGCCTTTGTGAGTTTCCTTgatgcttttctttcttttgggtGGAAAGACTGAATTCGATTTGATGCTTTGCGTTTGGGTTCAGCCGTTTTCTTTCTAATGATTCCGTTCAGTTGGGTGGTGTTCGAGTATGTGTATCTAAAACAGGCCTCTTGCAAAGCTTCTAATGCTTTTCTTTATCTGGTCGTTTGAATATCACTCTgcatcattttaattttctttctattttcgacctttgttatatttctttaaagTAAGAAAGCGGTAGAAGGAATTTTTTGTAAGTGGTTGTTTATGTTTCTATGCCTTTTAAATGAGTAAATCTCAGTAATTCACTGTGTTGAGTTGGACTTTGCAGCTCATCAAGGATTTCTTAATGGGTTCACCTGTTAATGGATTGGATTCTTTAGCAGAAGTTCAGAATTCAGTTTCTATGGCAGATCATGATCCTCCTTCAACATCAGGGATTCCCCGGCCATCTCGGCCACCGTTAAGCACATCAAGAAATCATGGGGCTTCATCCAGTCAGCATAACTATGGAATGAAGACCATCCACCACCAAAAGCATTCATATCAGGAGGCTGACAGCGTAGAGCGAGATGAAATGCAGAATATGGAGAAGCAGCACTATAACACAAATGGGAAATCTGAGTATGTGAGCCTCAATAAAGCTGTTGAAAGTTGTTTAGGAAAGAATATCTCCAAAATGGAAACTAAGTTAAGTATCAAGCAACCGTTAAATGCTTCCAAGAATTGTGATTCGTCAAAAGGCGTTGTTGATGGAACAAAGAGCAACTGCCAATCAGAGATTACCTTTTGTCCAAGTCCTCAGAATAGTTTCTATTCAGAAGCCAAGGAAAGTTTTGGCAACACTGGAGTCAGTGAATGTGTTAGTGTTGATAAGTCAGTTGAAAGTGGAGAAGTTACTAATTCCTGTGAATTTAACGAGAGCAGGAAGACCAGCATCTGTAGAGGCAGCACTGGAAGTGACGTTAGTGATGAGAGCAGCACTAGTAGTCTGAGCAGTGCTTTGTACAAGCCCCACAAGGCAAATGACATAAGATGGGAAGCAATTCAAGCCATTCGAGCCCGTGATGGGGTGTTGGAAATGAGACATTTCAGGTTATTGAAGAAATTGGGATGTGGAGACATAGGAAGTGTATATCTAGCTGAACTAAGTGGCACTAGGACTTGTTTTGcaatgaaagtaatgaacaaAACTGAGTTGGCAAGTCGCAAGAAGCTTGTTAGGTCTCAGACAGAGAGAGAGATACTGCAGTCTCTAGATCATCCATTTCTACCCACATTGTATACACACTTTGAGACAGAGACATTCTCCTGCTTGGTAATGGAGTTTTGCCCTGGTGGGGACTTGCATGCACTCAGGCAAAGACAACCTGGGAAGTATTTTTCTGAGATTGCTGCCAGGTTAGCCATTTCATTTTCCTTGCTTGCCCCTTCAGTTCTATCGACATACAACATACAGAGGCATTAGATAactatattttctttccttcaagTCATGGAATCAAGTGTTCTATCTGTAGGGCCAGAATAGAAACCGTATCATTTTAGAAAATCTGTCTTTCTCTACAAGAATAAGGGATCCTGACTGagatttttatcatataaagcTGGACTGTCACAAAACACTGTAGTTGCTATCCATTGCTGCTCAAGGACCATGAGAAAatccttatatttaaaaaaacatggCCCAAGAATTCTAAGTAGCCAAGCTTTATTCTTTTCCATTCcctttattgttttaaaaccttCCAAGCTTTTTTCAAGTCTCTTTGTGGATGTCTGCCAAAAATGGTAAACACTGAACCGTTTCTTTTTCTGCCTGCATAATTACTTTTCCTTTACTACTTCCACCTTTTCCCATAATCAAGTTTCAATCTCTATTTTGTTGACACTTCTAACTTCAATGGTTGTGATTGTTACCTGACTTGCCTTTCTCTAATATCTTTCTATGTCATAGAAAGTAAAAATTCTGTTTTTCATTTGAGAATAACTAACATTGATTTTCTGTCATCGACATCAGATGGCAATTCATTTGGTCTCTCTGGTGTTATCCATTCCTCCAACCTGTGTTCTATTTAGATGACACGAATAAAGTTGTCATTTGATTAATATGTACCGTGCAGGTTTTACGTGGCAGAAGTTCTCCTTGCCTTGGAGTACTTGCACATGCTTGGGGTGATCTACAGAGATCTGAAACCTGAGAATGTGTTGGTAAGAGAAGATGGACATATAATGCTTTCAGATTTTGATCTCTCTCTAAGGTGTGCTGTGAGTCCAACTCTGGTGAAATCATCAAACTCTACCTTGGAGACAAAAAGCTCTGGATACTGCATTCAGCCTGCGTGCATAGAGCCAACATGTGTAATTCAGCCAGACTGCATTCAACCATCATGTTTCACACCAAGATTTCTCTCGGGAAAatccaagaaagaaaaaaagttgaagcCAAAGAATGATGTGCAGAATCAGGTGACCCCTCTTCCCGAGCTCATTGCCGAGCCCACAAATGCTAGATCAATGTCCTTTGTGGGAACACACGAGTACCTGGCACCTGAAATCATCAAAGGTGAAGGACATGGCAGTGCTGTAGACTGGTGGACATTTGGGATATTCTTGTATGAGCTCTTGTTCGGAAGAACGCCGTTCAAAGGTTCGGCGAACCGTGCAACACTGTTTAATGTTGTTGGGCAGCCCTTGAAATTTCCAGAATCTCCCTCTGTGAGCTTTGCTGCCAGGGACTTGATAAGAGGTTTACTTGTGAAAGAACCTCAGAATCGCCTTGCTTACAGACGTGGAGCAACAGAAATAAAACAACATCCATTTTTTCATAATGTTAACTGGGCTCTGATCCGATGTGCAAATCCCCCAGAGGTTCCAAGACATGCCATGAAAGCACTTGCAGCTGAAAAGCTGCCTGGAGTGAAGCCTTCTGGTAACTATTTAGATATTGATTTCTTTTGATCCTATTGTC
The window above is part of the Vigna radiata var. radiata cultivar VC1973A unplaced genomic scaffold, Vradiata_ver6 scaffold_301, whole genome shotgun sequence genome. Proteins encoded here:
- the LOC106754986 gene encoding protein kinase PVPK-1, with the translated sequence MGSPVNGLDSLAEVQNSVSMADHDPPSTSGIPRPSRPPLSTSRNHGASSSQHNYGMKTIHHQKHSYQEADSVERDEMQNMEKQHYNTNGKSEYVSLNKAVESCLGKNISKMETKLSIKQPLNASKNCDSSKGVVDGTKSNCQSEITFCPSPQNSFYSEAKESFGNTGVSECVSVDKSVESGEVTNSCEFNESRKTSICRGSTGSDVSDESSTSSLSSALYKPHKANDIRWEAIQAIRARDGVLEMRHFRLLKKLGCGDIGSVYLAELSGTRTCFAMKVMNKTELASRKKLVRSQTEREILQSLDHPFLPTLYTHFETETFSCLVMEFCPGGDLHALRQRQPGKYFSEIAARFYVAEVLLALEYLHMLGVIYRDLKPENVLVREDGHIMLSDFDLSLRCAVSPTLVKSSNSTLETKSSGYCIQPACIEPTCVIQPDCIQPSCFTPRFLSGKSKKEKKLKPKNDVQNQVTPLPELIAEPTNARSMSFVGTHEYLAPEIIKGEGHGSAVDWWTFGIFLYELLFGRTPFKGSANRATLFNVVGQPLKFPESPSVSFAARDLIRGLLVKEPQNRLAYRRGATEIKQHPFFHNVNWALIRCANPPEVPRHAMKALAAEKLPGVKPSGNYLDIDFF